From one Lolium rigidum isolate FL_2022 chromosome 4, APGP_CSIRO_Lrig_0.1, whole genome shotgun sequence genomic stretch:
- the LOC124646452 gene encoding protein NRT1/ PTR FAMILY 8.3-like, which produces MTTPSAGNGKEMTKLESGDASSSSSSSAAATVRNPRRFTWTGPAIVLGFELLESIAFSGVALNLVVYLGTVLHGTTAFNAAHVDTWNGTTFIVPVIGAFLADSCWGKYNTIVASLLFYLAGLVLLALSAGISPLRPASCEGISCPQATGKQFSVFFAALYLTSIGTGGVKSALLPFGAEQYDVDGSPEEARRKQSFFTWFFGAINLGIFVAGTLVSWLQQNVSWALGFGVSALCLLLAAIGFLAGTPWYRMQRPVGSPLKDILRVMVASVRKRKAKLPAAAGHGGAVLHEVAEDGDLQKLAHTKGLGCLDKAAVKGGDGKEGPWDLCTVSEVEGVKILARMAPIWLTCVLYAASLGQMTTTFIQQGMAMDNKVFGRLKVPVASMVSVEVAFMLLWVLLHDTVIMPLARRWGPAGSAGLTQLQRMGVGRFLVVVAMGTAALVERRRLQSFAAGRMMGIAWQVPQFVLVAGSDVFCGIAQLEFFYGEAPASMRSICSALSFLALSLGFYVNTAVVTAVSHLRPGWLAPDLNAGHLDYYFWLWAVIGAGNLLLYMLLAARYTTKQVVLHSPSSSSST; this is translated from the exons ATGACGACGCCCTCCGCCGGTAACGGCAAGGAGATGACCAAGCTGGAATCCGgcgacgcgtcgtcgtcgtcgtcttcgtcggcggcggcgaccgtgaGGAATCCCCGCCGCTTCACTTGGACGGGCCCTGCCATTGTTCTAG GCTTCGAGCTGCTGGAGAGCATCGCCTTCTCCGGGGTGGCGCTGAATCTGGTGGTCTACCTGGGCACCGTGCTCCACGGCACCACCGCCTTCAACGCCGCCCACGTCGACACCTGGAACGGCACCACCTTCATCGTCCCCGTCATCGGCGCCTTCCTCGCCGACAGCTGCTGGGGGAAGTACAACACCATCGTCGCTTCGCTCCTCTTCTACCTCGCC GGCCTGGTGCTGCTCGCCCTGTCCGCGGGGATCTCGCCGCTGCGGCCGGCGTCGTGCGAGGGGATCTCGTGCCCGCAGGCCACCGGGAAGCAGTTCTCCGTCTTCTTCGCGGCGCTGTACCTGACCTCCATCGGCACGGGCGGCGTcaagtcggcgctgctcccgttcGGGGCGGAGCAGTACGACGTGGACGGCAGCCCCGAGGAGGCGCGGAGGAAGCAGTCCTTCTTCACCTGGTTCTTCGGCGCCATCAACCTCGGCATCTTCGTCGCCGGGACGCTCGTGTCCTGGCTGCAGCAGAACGTGTCCTGGGCGCTCGGCTTCGGGGTCTCCGCCCTCTGCCTGCTCCTGGCGGCGATTGGCTTCCTGGCCGGCACGCCCTGGTACAGGATGCAGCGGCCCGTCGGCAGCCCGCTCAAGGACATCCTCAGGGTGATGGTCGCGTCCGTGAGGAAGAGGAAGGCCAAGCTGCCGGCAGCTGCGGGTCACGGCGGCGCTGTCCTGCACGAGGTGGCGGAGGACGGCGACCTGCAGAAGCTGGCGCACACCAAAGGGCTGGGGTGTCTGGACAAGGCGGCCGTCAAGGGCGGCGACGGCAAGGAAGGCCCCTGGGATCTGTGCACGGTGAGCGAGGTGGAGGGCGTCAAGATCCTGGCGCGCATGGCGCCCATCTGGCTCACGTGCGTGCTCTACGCCGCGTCCCTGGGGCAGATGACCACCACATTCATCCAGCAGGGGATGGCCATGGACAACAAGGTGTTCGGGAGGCTCAAGGTGCCGGTGGCATCAATGGTGTCGGTGGAGGTCGCGTTCATGCTCCTGTGGGTCCTGCTGCACGACACCGTCATCATGCCGCTCGCCAGGAGATGGGGGCCTGCCGGGAGCGCCGGCCTGACTCAGCTGCAGCGGATGGGCGTGGGGCGGTTCCTCGTCGTCGTGGCCATGGGCACGGCGGCGCTGGTGGAGAGGCGGCGGCTGCAGAGCTTCGCCGCGGGCAGGATGATGGGCATCGCGTGGCAGGTGCCGCAGTTCGTGCTGGTGGCCGGGTCAGACGTGTTCTGCGGGATCGCGCAGCTGGAGTTCTTCTACGGCGAGGCGCCGGCGTCGATGCGCAGCATCTGCTCCGCGCTCTCATTCCTCGCGCTCTCGCTGGGCTTCTACGTCAACACGGCGGTGGTCACGGCGGTGTCGCATTTGAGGCCCGGGTGGCTGGCGCCGGACCTCAACGCGGGGCACCTCGACTACTACTTCTGGCTGTGGGCGGTCATCGGCGCCGGCAACCTGCTGCTCTACATGCTCCTCGCCGCCCGGTACACGACCAAGCAAGTCGTCCTccactcgccgtcgtcgtcgtcgtcgacttaA